The Micromonospora sp. NBC_00421 genome contains a region encoding:
- a CDS encoding aldo/keto reductase, which yields MTITRTLGRSGIEVGAIGMGCWAIGGPLWGDDGQPFGWGEVDDDESVATIHHALDLGVTLFDTASNYGAGHSERVLGRALAGRRDRAVITTKFGNRSDEATRRALGVDASPAYAVASLEGSLRRLGTDHVDLYLLHLNDLPASAALDLVDTLEGLVTQGKIRGYGWSTDNPESARVFADAGPHCIAVEHDESVLNDNPELLSVCDAFDLASLNRGPLAMGLLTGATRTVGADDVRGRAPEWLVWFRDGRPTPEWSTRVEAIRAALTSDGRTLTQGALGWLLARSPRTLPIPGCRTVAQARENFATLALGPLPADAFAEVERLLADLRPVPAG from the coding sequence ATGACGATCACACGGACTCTGGGCCGCAGCGGAATCGAGGTCGGCGCGATCGGCATGGGGTGCTGGGCGATCGGCGGCCCGCTGTGGGGCGACGACGGCCAGCCGTTCGGTTGGGGCGAGGTGGACGACGACGAGTCGGTCGCCACCATCCACCACGCCCTAGACCTGGGTGTCACCCTCTTCGACACGGCGAGCAACTACGGTGCCGGGCACAGCGAGCGGGTGCTGGGCCGGGCGCTGGCCGGCCGGCGGGACCGGGCGGTGATCACCACCAAGTTCGGCAACCGTTCCGACGAGGCGACCCGGCGGGCGCTCGGCGTCGACGCCAGCCCGGCATACGCGGTGGCCAGCCTGGAGGGGTCGCTGCGCCGGCTCGGCACCGACCATGTCGACCTCTACCTGCTGCACCTCAACGACCTGCCGGCGTCCGCCGCTCTCGACCTGGTCGACACCCTGGAGGGCCTGGTCACCCAGGGCAAGATCCGCGGGTACGGCTGGAGCACCGACAACCCGGAGTCGGCGCGGGTGTTCGCCGACGCCGGGCCGCACTGCATCGCGGTCGAACACGACGAGTCGGTGCTGAACGACAATCCGGAGCTGCTCTCGGTCTGCGACGCGTTCGACCTGGCCAGCCTCAACCGGGGGCCGCTGGCGATGGGCCTGCTCACCGGGGCCACCCGCACGGTGGGCGCGGACGACGTGCGGGGGCGGGCACCGGAGTGGCTGGTCTGGTTCCGCGACGGTCGGCCCACCCCCGAGTGGTCAACCCGGGTGGAGGCGATCCGGGCGGCGTTGACCTCGGACGGCCGTACCCTCACCCAGGGGGCGTTGGGCTGGTTGCTGGCCCGCAGCCCCCGGACGCTGCCGATCCCCGGTTGCCGGACGGTGGCGCAGGCGCGGGAGAACTTCGCCACCCTCGCCCTCGGCCCGCTGCCGGCGGACGCGTTCGCCGAGGTGGAGCGGCTCCTCGCCGACCTGCGTCCGGTCCCCGCCGGCTGA
- a CDS encoding hemerythrin domain-containing protein encodes MHPDSTPADRLTALGHQLVEIHLWLLDELDQLRAGLDAGPPADAGPPAGSGRLADGRLRNLRTHCLSFCAALTRHHTGEDAGAFRVLADEAPELRPVLDKLSRDHRMVDWIVRRIEALVADPPVDDPAALDRVRVELDGLSAILGSHFRYEERTLTAALDALGTRAGNTEELLGVTPPPDW; translated from the coding sequence GTGCACCCCGATTCCACTCCGGCCGACCGCCTGACCGCGCTCGGCCACCAACTCGTAGAGATCCACCTCTGGCTCCTCGACGAGCTCGACCAACTCCGGGCCGGCCTCGACGCCGGGCCGCCGGCCGACGCCGGTCCACCCGCAGGCTCGGGCCGGCTCGCAGACGGCCGGCTGCGTAACCTGCGTACCCACTGCCTGAGCTTCTGTGCGGCGCTGACCCGGCATCACACCGGCGAGGACGCCGGCGCGTTCCGGGTGCTCGCCGACGAGGCACCCGAGCTGCGGCCCGTGCTGGACAAGCTCAGCCGGGACCATCGCATGGTCGACTGGATCGTGCGCCGGATCGAGGCGCTGGTCGCCGATCCACCGGTCGACGACCCGGCAGCCCTCGACCGGGTACGCGTCGAACTGGACGGTCTCTCCGCTATCCTCGGCTCGCACTTCCGCTACGAGGAACGCACCCTCACCGCCGCCCTCGACGCGCTCGGCACCCGGGCCGGCAACACCGAGGAACTGCTCGGGGTGACCCCACCGCCGGACTGGTGA
- a CDS encoding MerR family transcriptional regulator, with product MYPPSEAARRSGFSLDTLRYYEKIGLLSGIGRTSGGRRVFTDEDLSWLLVYRCLRDTGMPIAEMCRYAELSRAGEHTIGARQELLEQHAARVEEQLTLLQRQYDHLREKIRFYQGITAAGGSGPG from the coding sequence ATGTATCCGCCCTCGGAGGCTGCCCGGCGCAGCGGGTTCAGCCTCGACACCCTGCGCTATTACGAGAAGATCGGCCTGCTCAGCGGCATCGGACGCACCTCGGGTGGCCGTCGGGTCTTCACCGACGAGGACCTGAGCTGGCTGCTGGTCTACCGCTGCCTGCGCGACACCGGTATGCCGATCGCCGAGATGTGCCGCTACGCCGAGCTGTCCCGCGCGGGGGAGCACACCATCGGCGCGCGGCAGGAGCTGCTGGAACAGCACGCCGCCCGGGTCGAGGAACAGTTGACGCTGCTCCAACGGCAGTACGACCACCTGCGCGAGAAGATCCGCTTCTACCAGGGCATCACCGCAGCAGGCGGGTCAGGACCGGGGTGA
- a CDS encoding LLM class flavin-dependent oxidoreductase, whose product MTVFSLQATPTDAASWIALARRAEAAGFDALLAADHPGAVTSPFVALAAAAPVTTTIGLGSYVSNLGVREPILLAADVSTLDLLSGGRARLGVGAGQTPAEWAAVGRVRPDVAGRVRRCVAVAEAVRALLDGSPVTVDSPDLVAREARLTSPRPVQDRIPLTMGTANSTLLRWAGAHADVVGLTGFGRTLADGHRHEARWRTDQIEAQLAHVAAGAVGRDTPPALEALVQTVVVTDDAGAAAAEQADRVGLTVAELLATPFVLIGTVDEIVAAVAAHRRRWGVTRFVVRRDALDPLTPVLTRLLR is encoded by the coding sequence GTGACCGTCTTCTCACTCCAGGCCACCCCGACCGATGCGGCGAGCTGGATCGCGCTCGCCCGCCGGGCCGAGGCGGCCGGCTTCGACGCCCTGCTCGCCGCCGACCACCCGGGCGCCGTGACGTCCCCGTTCGTCGCGCTCGCCGCCGCCGCGCCGGTGACCACCACGATCGGGCTCGGCTCGTACGTGTCGAACCTGGGCGTCCGGGAACCGATCCTGCTCGCCGCCGACGTGTCCACCCTCGACCTGCTCTCCGGTGGCCGGGCCCGGCTCGGCGTCGGCGCCGGGCAGACCCCGGCCGAGTGGGCCGCCGTCGGCCGGGTACGCCCCGACGTGGCCGGCCGGGTACGCCGCTGCGTGGCCGTCGCCGAGGCGGTCCGCGCCCTGCTCGACGGCTCCCCGGTGACCGTCGACTCCCCCGACCTGGTCGCCCGGGAGGCCCGGCTGACCTCGCCCCGACCCGTGCAGGACCGCATCCCGCTGACCATGGGGACCGCCAACTCGACGCTGCTGCGCTGGGCCGGCGCGCACGCCGACGTGGTCGGGTTGACCGGCTTCGGGCGTACCCTCGCCGACGGTCACCGGCACGAGGCGCGCTGGCGGACCGACCAGATCGAGGCCCAGCTCGCGCACGTCGCCGCCGGCGCGGTCGGCCGGGACACCCCGCCCGCGCTGGAGGCGCTGGTGCAGACGGTGGTGGTCACCGACGACGCCGGGGCCGCCGCCGCCGAGCAGGCCGACCGGGTGGGCCTGACCGTCGCCGAGCTGCTGGCCACCCCGTTCGTGTTGATCGGCACGGTGGACGAGATCGTCGCGGCGGTCGCGGCACACCGGCGCCGCTGGGGCGTCACCCGCTTCGTGGTACGCCGTGACGCCCTCGACCCGCTCACCCCGGTCCTGACCCGCCTGCTGCGGTGA
- a CDS encoding low temperature requirement protein A — protein MGGRRRYGGLGPAVAVAPGARVDKFEVFFDLVFVVSFFIITRATAAEISGRQLLHAGLVLAVLWWCWVVHSMAATRLRLGEGFVPVLMVAAMASLFAFALALPQAFSPPQGDLAGPLVVAVSYVVVRGVHVVLFLRAARDNPPDRRHLLHFLPELLASTVLLLAAALAPVAIEDSGRAGLVRDVLWILVVLVQYGTGLVAGTWSWVVTSAEHWTERYDLILIIALGESIISVGVGGNVLGKPVTWPGVVAATFGIVFTAALWWAHFDLIGPAARIALHAAAGRRRATMARDAYAYLYLPMIAGIILFAIGSEELVAAVTDPASGIGEHAHASAVPLFFGGVICYLASNMLFQLRTLHTLSWSRVGVLVVLAAAMPVAAGLSALGALALLTVICVGLIAVEMVTLGGSRQALRQAVHDERVNHEAQEAAWRTRWHEDEPDSTPGERPDSTPGAPLQGSDSPPGAS, from the coding sequence ATGGGCGGCAGACGGCGGTACGGCGGGCTCGGCCCGGCCGTGGCCGTGGCACCCGGTGCCCGGGTCGACAAGTTCGAGGTCTTCTTCGACCTGGTCTTCGTCGTCTCGTTCTTCATCATCACCCGGGCCACCGCCGCCGAGATCAGCGGCCGGCAGCTGCTGCACGCCGGCCTGGTGCTCGCCGTGCTCTGGTGGTGCTGGGTGGTGCACAGCATGGCCGCCACCCGGCTGCGGCTCGGCGAGGGCTTCGTCCCGGTGCTGATGGTGGCCGCGATGGCCTCCCTGTTCGCGTTCGCGCTGGCCCTGCCGCAGGCGTTCAGCCCTCCACAGGGCGATCTGGCCGGGCCTCTGGTGGTGGCGGTCAGCTACGTGGTCGTCCGGGGCGTACACGTGGTGCTGTTCCTGCGTGCCGCGCGGGACAACCCGCCGGACCGGCGTCACCTGCTCCACTTCCTGCCCGAGCTGCTGGCCAGCACCGTGCTGCTGCTGGCAGCGGCGCTGGCCCCGGTGGCGATCGAGGACTCCGGCCGGGCCGGGCTGGTCCGCGACGTGCTCTGGATCCTGGTGGTGCTGGTCCAGTACGGCACCGGGCTGGTCGCCGGCACCTGGAGCTGGGTGGTGACCTCCGCCGAACACTGGACCGAACGGTACGACCTCATCCTGATCATCGCGCTCGGCGAGTCGATCATCTCGGTCGGCGTCGGGGGCAACGTCCTCGGTAAGCCGGTGACCTGGCCCGGGGTCGTCGCCGCCACGTTCGGCATCGTCTTCACCGCCGCGCTGTGGTGGGCACACTTCGACCTGATCGGCCCGGCCGCCCGGATCGCCCTGCACGCGGCGGCCGGCCGCCGCCGGGCGACCATGGCCCGGGACGCCTACGCCTACCTCTACCTGCCGATGATCGCGGGCATCATCCTGTTCGCGATCGGCAGTGAGGAGTTGGTCGCCGCGGTCACCGATCCGGCCAGCGGGATCGGCGAGCATGCCCACGCATCGGCCGTGCCGTTGTTCTTCGGCGGGGTGATCTGCTATCTGGCCAGCAACATGCTGTTCCAACTGCGCACCCTGCACACGTTGAGCTGGAGCCGGGTCGGCGTGCTGGTGGTGCTCGCCGCCGCCATGCCGGTCGCGGCGGGGCTGTCGGCGCTGGGTGCGCTGGCGCTGCTGACCGTCATCTGCGTCGGGCTGATCGCGGTGGAGATGGTGACCCTGGGAGGTTCCCGGCAGGCCCTGCGCCAGGCCGTGCACGACGAACGGGTCAACCACGAGGCGCAGGAGGCCGCCTGGCGGACCCGCTGGCACGAGGATGAGCCGGACAGCACGCCGGGTGAACGGCCGGACAGCACGCCGGGTGCGCCGCTGCAGGGGTCGGACAGCCCGCCCGGCGCGTCGTAG
- a CDS encoding SDR family NAD(P)-dependent oxidoreductase, whose amino-acid sequence MTTNAPVRTPFDAGSTALEVVRDVDLTGRRAVVTGGASGIGVETARALAAAGAEVTLAVRDLDAGHRTAGEITASTGNDRLLVAPLDLADQTSVAAFVSTWDGPLHLLVDNAGVMASPERRTPEGWELQFATNHLGHFALATGLHRALAAADGARIVSVSSAGHLRSPVVFDDIHFQQRPYDPWEAYGQSKTANVLFAVEATRRWADDGIFSNALMPGAIRTNLQRHVSAEELARMRAASGGGAANWKTVEQGAATSVLVATSPLLDGIGGRYFEDCQQAGPHQPGTRTGVAAYALDPAAAERLWTVSAQTLRG is encoded by the coding sequence ATGACCACCAACGCACCAGTCCGCACGCCCTTCGACGCCGGCAGCACCGCCCTGGAGGTGGTCCGGGACGTCGACCTCACCGGCCGCCGTGCCGTGGTGACCGGCGGTGCCTCGGGCATCGGCGTGGAGACCGCCCGCGCGCTCGCCGCCGCCGGGGCCGAGGTCACCCTGGCCGTACGCGACCTCGACGCCGGCCACCGGACCGCCGGGGAGATCACCGCCAGCACCGGGAACGACAGGCTGCTTGTCGCCCCGCTCGACCTCGCCGACCAGACCTCGGTGGCCGCTTTCGTGTCCACCTGGGACGGGCCGCTGCACCTGCTTGTCGACAACGCCGGCGTGATGGCGTCGCCCGAACGGCGTACCCCCGAGGGCTGGGAGTTGCAGTTCGCCACCAACCACCTCGGCCACTTCGCCCTCGCCACCGGGCTGCACCGCGCCCTCGCCGCCGCCGACGGCGCCCGGATCGTCTCGGTCAGCTCCGCAGGGCACCTGCGTTCACCGGTGGTCTTCGACGACATCCACTTCCAGCAGCGCCCCTACGACCCGTGGGAGGCGTACGGGCAGTCGAAGACCGCCAACGTGCTCTTCGCCGTCGAGGCGACCCGGCGCTGGGCCGACGACGGCATCTTCAGCAACGCGCTGATGCCCGGCGCGATCCGGACCAACCTCCAGCGCCACGTCAGCGCCGAGGAGTTGGCGCGGATGCGGGCCGCCAGCGGTGGCGGCGCGGCCAACTGGAAGACCGTCGAGCAGGGGGCCGCCACCTCGGTCCTGGTCGCCACCTCGCCGCTGCTCGACGGGATCGGCGGCCGGTACTTCGAGGACTGCCAGCAGGCCGGCCCGCACCAACCCGGCACCCGCACCGGCGTCGCCGCGTACGCCCTCGACCCGGCCGCCGCCGAGCGGCTCTGGACGGTCTCCGCGCAGACCCTGCGCGGCTGA
- a CDS encoding TetR/AcrR family transcriptional regulator encodes MPQTGPRPLRADALRNRQRLLDTAVRAFSRQGPAVTLDAIAREAGVGIGTLYRHFPTREALVEAAYRSELAKLCAAADELLARLPATEATRAWMDHFVDYLATKRGMADALRLVVAAGTNPYAQSRDLLMAALTRLLAAGVAAGTIRPDVDPGDVLAGLSGMSLAAQGPEQRDLAGRLLDLLMAGLRRH; translated from the coding sequence GTGCCGCAGACCGGCCCTCGACCGCTGCGCGCCGATGCGCTGCGCAACCGGCAGCGGCTGCTCGACACCGCCGTCCGGGCGTTCTCCCGGCAGGGGCCGGCGGTGACGCTGGACGCGATCGCCCGCGAAGCCGGGGTCGGCATCGGCACCCTCTACCGGCACTTCCCCACCCGGGAGGCGCTGGTCGAGGCCGCCTACCGCAGTGAGCTGGCCAAGCTCTGCGCCGCCGCCGACGAGCTGCTGGCCCGGCTGCCCGCCACCGAGGCGACCCGGGCCTGGATGGACCACTTCGTCGACTACCTGGCCACCAAGCGGGGCATGGCCGACGCCCTGCGCCTGGTGGTCGCCGCCGGCACCAACCCGTACGCGCAGAGCCGGGACCTGCTGATGGCCGCGCTGACCCGGCTGCTGGCGGCCGGCGTCGCCGCCGGCACGATCCGCCCGGACGTCGACCCGGGAGACGTGCTGGCCGGGCTCAGCGGGATGTCCCTGGCGGCCCAGGGGCCGGAGCAGCGCGACCTCGCCGGCCGCCTGCTCGACCTGCTGATGGCGGGGCTGCGCCGGCACTGA